The Methanocella arvoryzae MRE50 DNA window GGCATCCACGGTGCTCGTAGGAGTAGGACTGACTTTAGGCTCTTCCCCGTAGTAGTTGGCGCGCCTGTCGTTGTCTCTGACGGTGCTGCCGGTGCCGGAGGGATAGATGTCGTATTCGTTGTCGTGAAGGTAGTTCTGGATGATCAGGTTATCCGTGGACTTGTAGAGCCTGATGCCGTAGGTGCTGTCGTAGACGTTGTTGTGCCGGATGATGTTGTCCCCGGAGCCGAAGAGGTAGATGCTGTCTTTTCCGTTGGAGACGAGGTTGTACTCGATGAAGATGTTGCTGCTTTCGCCTGCGACGAGGATGTTGTCGACGCCGTTGCGGACGGTGTTGTTGCTGATGACCGAGTCGTGGGTGCCGAAGTCGAAACGGATGTTGACGCCGGAATTTTCGACAGTGTTATTGGATACGGTCGTGGTATCGGAGTAGTAGACTTTGATACCGTAGTAGTGCTTTCCTACGTAGTTGTCCCGGATGGTCACATTCGAGCCGTAGCGCATGCCTATGCCATCGCCGCCGCTGCGGCTGGACTCTTCGTTGCCCTCGATCCGGTTATTGCTGATCACGGAGTTCGAGATTTGCTCGAAGTACATATCGATGCCGGTGTTGCCCTCGCAGTGGTTGTCGGAGATGACGTTATTCCGCAGGTTGTAGCCCTGTATGCCGAACTCGTTGTTTTTTGCGCGGTTGTCCGTGATGGTGTTGCCGTCCGAATAGTGGATGTAGATACCGTCGCCGTTGTTGCCAACAAGAGTGTTCCCCCTCACCAGGTTACGATCGCCCTGGTCGAGGCGGATGCCCTCGTTGCACTCGGTAATAGTATTGCCGACGATCTCGTTGTCGCTGGATTCCACCAGTATGGCGGACGCGTATTTCTCCGAGTTCTTGACGACGAAGCCTTCGATGCGGACCCCGTCGGCGGTGATGGTGATCACGTCGCCGGCGCCGCTACCGTAGATGACGGGCATGCCGCCGCCGTTGTCCACGCCCTTCAAAGTAACCCGCTTATCGACGTGCAGGTCTTCGTTGTAAGTGCCGCTGTAAACCAGGATAGTGCTCCCCGGGACGGCAGCATCAAGGGCGCTCTGGATGGAGGAGTAGCTACCGCTACCTTCCACGATTACCGATTCTGCGGCCAGGCAGCATGACTGGCCAAAAAAGCACAGCAGCAGGCATGCCAGCACTGAGATGAATAGACAACGCATTCCAGGGATAATAGCATCTCCTTAACATTATAATATTATCTTTATAAATAAAGTCTAACAAATAAATAAGTTGCGATTGGAGAGCAAGAGAATGCGGTTGAGAGTACCCTGGAGCCGGGGTTTAAAAAAGAAAGGTGTGAGGTATTACCCTCACTTCACTTCATTTAACTTTACTTCACGTTCAGCACGTAGTTGACCGTGTCCTGGACTCCAGGGTTGGTCGTGGACTTCACCTGGATGTTCACCTGGTAGGTGCCTGCCGCTGCAGGGGTGATGGTCACGTAGCCGGAGCGGAAGTCGGACGGGTCGACGGTGCTGGTCTCGTACATGTTCACCTTGTACCAGGCGGCCGGGATGCCGGATACTACGACTGTGTAGGTATCGGCTTTTAGCCCGATGTTCTTATAGTAGACGTCCTGGGTCAGGGTCGTGCCTTTGGTGACGCTGAACTGTTCCATCCGCTTGACGTCGTTGTTGTAGTGCGCCATAGTCCTCATGTTGTCCACAGCGTAGTCGGGGGTGCCCGGCGATGGAGTGGGTGTGGGAGTGGCGGTCGGCTTCGGAGTCGGCGTCGGAGCAGCAGTCGGCTTCGGAGTCGAGGTCGGAGTCGGAGTCGGAGTCGGGGTGGCGGTCGGCTTCGGCGTCGGCGTGGGTGTCGGCGCTACGGCCCCGTTGGAGTCGACGGAGACGTATCCGGCGAGGAACTTGCCGGTGGTCGAGCCGGCCGGCGGGCTGGTCACGACCCAGTGGTTGAAGATCAGGTTACCTGCCTTGGTTGGCACGTTTTTGGTGGAAGTCCAGACGATTTTATCGTCGATAATGAACTGTACCCGGTCTCCCAGCCAGTTGTACCCGTAAACATGGTATGATGTCGACGGGTCGAAGGGCAGCTCGTACTTGTACTGGTTCTGAGCACCGGCTGCAGTGGTCGAGAAGTACACGTAGTTCTTGCCGTCAGCCTTCTGGAACTGGACCTTGATCTCGTCGGAGCCGCCAGAGGTCATGAGCGTGGCGTAGGTGCCGGTGGTCAGGTCGACCCTCAGGCTGGCCTTGTAGTTGCCGTACGAGTAGGCCTTCAGGCTCTTGTACTCTCCGCCCGTGTGCTTTACTGCGTCTGCGTTAATCACGAGGCAGTTGCCGACGAACTCGATGTTCTCGGGCAGGTACTTAGTGCCCTCAGGGCCGCTGGCCGAAGAGGTCTTGCTCCACAGGTTCGTCTGGTGGTAGCCGAAGTCGTCGTGCAGGATGGAGCCCGGCGCAGGCGTCGGGGTAGCGGTCGGAGCAGTGGTCGGCCTCGGGGTGGCGGTCGGAGTCGGTGTTGCCGGCTTCGGAGTCGTCGTAGGCACCGGGTTGGCTGAGGTCACGTAGTTCGTGTGTTTGGCCATCAGCGGGTACGAGTCGGTGGCGCCGCCGTTAGAGTAGCTGGTGCCGCCTACGCCGTTCTTGTCGCTGTCAGATCCCGTGTAGCCGGTCCAGTAGTTCCCGAGCCTGCTCGAGTAGCTGGCCCCGTTGTACTTGTAGGAGACTGCACTGGGGGAGCTGAAGGTGTTGCCCGAGCCGGATACTGACACGGACTTGAGGTCGTTCAGGTAAACCTGGTTGTTGCTGCCGGAAAGGTAGACGCCGTAGGTGTTGTCGACGAAGTCGTTTCCGATGATCTTGTTTCCGGAGGTGCTCTGAGCCCTGACGCCGTACGTGTTGCTGTAGGCGGTGTTGCCCTGAATGACGTGGTTGTTGCACTTCAGGATGTAGATGGCCTGCCTGTTGTCGAACAGCTTGTTGCCTTCGACAGTGATGTAGCTGGCGCTGCTGTTGATCAGGATGCCTTCGATACCGTTGCTGACGGTGTTGCCCCGGGCGACACAGTTGGTCGAGTCGAAGTCGAACCGGATATTGCAGCCCGAGTCCTTGACTACGTTGTTGGAGACGGTGGTCTTGTTGGAGTAGTAGACCTTTATACCGTAGTAGTGCTTGCCGACGGTGTTGCCGTCGATGAGCATGTTGGTGCCGTATCTCATGCCGATGCCGTCGCCGCCCTGGTTGTTCGCGCCGGCGTTCGCGCCGACATTGTTGCCCTTGATGGTGCCGTCGGAGACACGCTCCATGTAGATGTCGATCTCGTGGTTGGTGCTCAGGCTGTTACCGGAGATGGTAGCGCCCTTCGTGTCGAACATCTCGATGCCGAAGTAGTTGGAGTTGAGGGTGTTGCCGCTGACGGTAGCGTAGTTGGCGCCGGTGAGGCGAATGCCGTCACCGCTGCCGCCGGTAACAGTGTTACCCTTGACTACGACGTTGCTGGCGCCGCTGACCAGGATGCCGTGCTTCGCTCCCTTGATCGTGAAGCCCTGCACTGTGGCGCCGCTGGCGGTCACAGTGATGCCGTTTTTGCCGCCCGGGCTAAGTACAGGAGAGCCGGACCCCTGGAGGATGATATTTTTGTTTAATGTGATGCTTTCGGAGTAAGTTCCGCTGTTGACGACGATGGTGTCGCCAGCGCTGGCCGCGTTGATAGCGGACTGGATGCTCGTGTAGCTGCCGCCCGAGCCGACCGTGATCGTTTTAGCCACGGCGGCGCTGGGCACAAAGCTCAGTAACGACACCAGGACCATTGCGATCAGGGCCGTCGATATTATCCGTTTATTAATTATTTTCACCACCTGTTTTTACGTTTTTGTCACCCGGACGCGAAAAGTGGCAGATACATCTTCCGAGTGATCACCTCTGATAACCAGCGTCCGGATGACGGTTTCCTTGTCTGTTGGTTAAAGAGCAATCTTATATATACTTTTTACTTAGGATGGTAAAAATTTTTCACTATATACCTGAGAAAGTAGAACCAATTCTATAACCTATATAAGCAATAGATAATTTTTCCTGACATTATCCGGAAATTTCGCCCGCCAGGACGCCTGCCTTGGCAGGCGTCTGATGCGGGCGATCCGATGACGAACGCTGCGCTGTGCCAGGGTCACAGATTGCACAGCCCAGCGATCGTGTACGGATCGCCTTCGAGAACGTCCGCCTGACACCCTGACGTTTTATCAGTTTTCGGTTATCGTTCACCATGTCACACCTATGTCCACTGATCCGGCGTTTGTCGGAAATAATTCTACAATTACCATGCTATAGGCAGGGTAACAAAAGAGTTAAATATAAATTTTGATATATAAACAATAGTTCAATAATAGCATTCCGGGCATATGGCTGTCTAGATACCGTATAAGGGACATATTCGGGGGTCTCTGAGGTGCGGTGGGCATCCGTCAGCCCGGAACAAGAACACCCTATCTTTCCGGAGCAGTATTCATGAATGCCCTAAAGTTGCAGACGTCCGGTAACAGTGGTACGTTAAGCAAGTATCTGTTTATCTTTACGCACGAAGTCGGAGACATCGAGTTTTATCCCACCTACAGCAGGCTGGTGAAATCTCAGTGGAAGCCTTACGAAGAACTAAAGGCAGAACAGGAGAAGCAGCTCAGAAATATCATCTATTACTCGTATTATAATATTCCTTATTACCACCGGCT harbors:
- a CDS encoding NosD domain-containing protein, with protein sequence MVLVSLLSFVPSAAVAKTITVGSGGSYTSIQSAINAASAGDTIVVNSGTYSESITLNKNIILQGSGSPVLSPGGKNGITVTASGATVQGFTIKGAKHGILVSGASNVVVKGNTVTGGSGDGIRLTGANYATVSGNTLNSNYFGIEMFDTKGATISGNSLSTNHEIDIYMERVSDGTIKGNNVGANAGANNQGGDGIGMRYGTNMLIDGNTVGKHYYGIKVYYSNKTTVSNNVVKDSGCNIRFDFDSTNCVARGNTVSNGIEGILINSSASYITVEGNKLFDNRQAIYILKCNNHVIQGNTAYSNTYGVRAQSTSGNKIIGNDFVDNTYGVYLSGSNNQVYLNDLKSVSVSGSGNTFSSPSAVSYKYNGASYSSRLGNYWTGYTGSDSDKNGVGGTSYSNGGATDSYPLMAKHTNYVTSANPVPTTTPKPATPTPTATPRPTTAPTATPTPAPGSILHDDFGYHQTNLWSKTSSASGPEGTKYLPENIEFVGNCLVINADAVKHTGGEYKSLKAYSYGNYKASLRVDLTTGTYATLMTSGGSDEIKVQFQKADGKNYVYFSTTAAGAQNQYKYELPFDPSTSYHVYGYNWLGDRVQFIIDDKIVWTSTKNVPTKAGNLIFNHWVVTSPPAGSTTGKFLAGYVSVDSNGAVAPTPTPTPKPTATPTPTPTPTSTPKPTAAPTPTPKPTATPTPTPSPGTPDYAVDNMRTMAHYNNDVKRMEQFSVTKGTTLTQDVYYKNIGLKADTYTVVVSGIPAAWYKVNMYETSTVDPSDFRSGYVTITPAAAGTYQVNIQVKSTTNPGVQDTVNYVLNVK
- a CDS encoding right-handed parallel beta-helix repeat-containing protein; this translates as MRCLFISVLACLLLCFFGQSCCLAAESVIVEGSGSYSSIQSALDAAVPGSTILVYSGTYNEDLHVDKRVTLKGVDNGGGMPVIYGSGAGDVITITADGVRIEGFVVKNSEKYASAILVESSDNEIVGNTITECNEGIRLDQGDRNLVRGNTLVGNNGDGIYIHYSDGNTITDNRAKNNEFGIQGYNLRNNVISDNHCEGNTGIDMYFEQISNSVISNNRIEGNEESSRSGGDGIGMRYGSNVTIRDNYVGKHYYGIKVYYSDTTTVSNNTVENSGVNIRFDFGTHDSVISNNTVRNGVDNILVAGESSNIFIEYNLVSNGKDSIYLFGSGDNIIRHNNVYDSTYGIRLYKSTDNLIIQNYLHDNEYDIYPSGTGSTVRDNDRRANYYGEEPKVSPTPTSTVDASAVPSPRPGEDEDFFSWLWRIISSLLSL